The Candidatus Hydrogenedentota bacterium genome includes a window with the following:
- a CDS encoding tetratricopeptide repeat protein, which translates to MFSKFSCILFTGLAGVLFVSGCETPGGSSTQTIIHDTHARMVKLDKELGSSITQLNESSATLNARIDANDEQTRSLRGMLEENQRKLDMLSRELTDMKTTLYRHWNLSTAGAAPRSVSTGMVTIETPGGGEVSPTSNLQPPPPVAAQTPVKTEMTAAPSGTVVLEDSAPLPTEKVSAEVTPSSDPLSDYTAEPAVVAEAPAVASPPTPAADPKLLYQQAQRSYANDDYTGALNQFDSYLTQYQGSDPELSANAQFWRAKCLFNLNRYDESVKSFESLRTGYPSSSKVPFAMHNQAVAYSRLGKTSEAERLMEAVIDQYPVSPAADQARTDLRKLRGQ; encoded by the coding sequence ATGTTTTCAAAATTCTCATGTATCTTGTTCACAGGACTGGCGGGTGTGTTGTTTGTGTCCGGCTGTGAAACACCAGGCGGCAGCAGTACACAAACGATCATCCACGATACCCATGCACGCATGGTGAAGTTGGACAAGGAACTGGGTTCATCGATTACGCAGTTGAATGAAAGTTCCGCTACCTTGAATGCCAGGATCGATGCCAATGACGAACAGACCCGATCCTTACGAGGCATGCTGGAAGAAAATCAACGAAAGTTGGACATGCTCTCCCGAGAGCTCACCGACATGAAAACGACACTCTATCGGCACTGGAATTTGAGTACAGCCGGAGCTGCGCCGCGCAGTGTTTCCACGGGTATGGTGACCATTGAAACGCCCGGCGGCGGCGAGGTCAGTCCTACTTCCAACTTACAGCCTCCGCCGCCCGTAGCGGCGCAGACACCTGTGAAAACGGAAATGACTGCAGCGCCGAGCGGAACTGTTGTACTGGAAGACAGTGCGCCTTTGCCCACTGAAAAGGTGAGTGCGGAAGTAACACCAAGTTCAGACCCTCTTTCAGACTATACGGCTGAACCGGCAGTTGTTGCCGAGGCGCCGGCCGTTGCGTCGCCGCCTACGCCGGCAGCGGATCCTAAACTGCTCTATCAACAAGCACAACGCAGTTACGCCAATGACGACTACACGGGCGCGCTCAATCAATTCGACTCGTATCTGACTCAATACCAGGGCAGTGACCCCGAATTGAGCGCTAATGCCCAGTTTTGGCGTGCCAAATGCCTGTTCAACCTGAACCGTTACGATGAATCGGTGAAGTCTTTTGAGTCTCTGCGCACGGGGTATCCGAGCAGCTCGAAGGTACCCTTTGCCATGCACAATCAGGCAGTCGCCTATTCGCGCTTAGGAAAAACATCAGAAGCCGAGCGGCTCATGGAAGCCGTCATTGACCAGTATCCGGTCAGCCCGGCAGCGGATCAGGCGAGAACGGATTTGCGTAAACTTCGTGGCCAATAA
- the pal gene encoding peptidoglycan-associated lipoprotein Pal has protein sequence MKKVTKLAVFLLVATVAMGLMTGCKHKPIDTLTTDLDSNSGAMGDTSGDGMPDMDLENLLFEPGSKYGLQTVYFDYDSSSLRADSMSVLRDNADKIKQVPNVIIQLAGHCDNRGTQEYNMALGERRALAVREYLIQLGVQGNRLITISYGKEFPAAMGDNDSAWSKNRRVEFNRAR, from the coding sequence ATGAAAAAAGTAACTAAACTGGCTGTATTTCTCTTGGTGGCAACTGTAGCTATGGGACTGATGACCGGTTGCAAACACAAACCTATCGATACGTTAACCACGGATCTGGATAGTAATTCAGGAGCCATGGGCGATACCTCCGGTGATGGCATGCCGGATATGGATCTTGAAAATCTGCTTTTTGAACCAGGCAGCAAATATGGTCTGCAGACCGTCTATTTCGACTATGACAGCAGTTCACTGCGCGCCGATTCTATGAGCGTCCTGCGTGACAACGCAGACAAGATCAAGCAAGTCCCCAACGTCATTATCCAATTGGCGGGTCACTGCGATAATCGCGGTACGCAGGAATACAATATGGCGCTTGGCGAACGTCGCGCCCTTGCTGTTCGTGAATATCTGATCCAGCTGGGTGTCCAAGGCAACCGCCTTATCACGATTAGTTACGGAAAAGAATTTCCTGCGGCCATGGGCGACAACGACAGCGCTTGGTCGAAGAACCGTCGCGTAGAGTTTAACCGCGCGCGCTAA
- the priA gene encoding primosomal protein N', with translation MLLPTEEMYIDVALPLALDRPLSYQVPLSLHDRVQVGLRVLVPLQSRLVLGFVVRIHNECPPGRVKEVVDFPDESPVFDAGMLELCNWLSSYYCCSWGEALSAALPAVAKGRVQRRYHLVPERLSTYTLSERQQEVIKTLYYRNASMTSQQLAAAVGSTGLGTILASLTKRGLLREEIQLPDVKQGTLTETRVQFVKAEALDNEALMAMQRRAPRRAAVYMDLLYGEKEQSSTALYRKHKADKSVLNALEKQGLIKRFEVEVYRKPEITGDDRAACKHELNDEQRTALNALLDAVHKKQYNTFLLKGITGSGKTEVYLQAIETVLAEGRSAIMLVPEISLTPQTVGRFYSRFNQDIAILHSGLSSGERYDAWRQAREGKVRIVVGARSAVFAPLPNLGMIIVDEEHDSSYKQNETPRYHARDVAIMRAKMNDAVCVLGSATPSVESFFNSETAKSTRLELTRRATSACLPEVHLIDMRKEQHQTPGQLILSPILEEAVEKRVEAGEQVTLLLNRRGFAPVVLCPMCGWVAECDNCQVSLTYHSAHNALHCHYCGSTCPKPLVCRACHFNPLVFLGSGTQKAEDYLMRTFGSARVERMDADTTSGKGGHAKILGRFAKHEIDILVGTQMLAKGHDFPRVTLVGVLNADYGLSLPDFRAGEQIFQLLTQVAGRAGRGDRPGQVYIQTFRPAHFAIQAAANHDYQGFYAREIESRRDAGYPPFRRMVNFMIESEDPLAAEKMSGRLRRLACARLDELGFLGVALLGPAPATIRRVKKKYRWNFAIMSKSAVRVNQLARELRSLFIQEPGNDKVQLKVDLDPYGMF, from the coding sequence CCCCACAGAAGAAATGTATATTGATGTTGCTCTGCCCTTGGCGTTGGATAGACCGCTGAGCTACCAAGTGCCTTTGTCGTTGCACGACCGTGTTCAGGTCGGTCTTCGTGTGTTGGTACCTCTTCAATCCCGCCTTGTTCTTGGTTTTGTAGTCCGAATCCACAACGAGTGTCCGCCAGGTCGCGTAAAAGAAGTGGTCGACTTTCCCGATGAATCGCCTGTATTCGACGCGGGGATGCTGGAGCTTTGCAACTGGTTGTCTTCGTATTATTGTTGTTCTTGGGGTGAAGCATTGTCGGCTGCCTTGCCTGCTGTTGCGAAAGGGCGCGTGCAGCGACGTTATCACCTCGTACCGGAACGGCTGTCCACCTATACCTTAAGTGAACGACAACAAGAGGTGATCAAGACACTATATTACCGAAATGCATCCATGACCTCGCAGCAATTGGCAGCGGCTGTGGGCAGCACAGGCTTGGGCACTATCTTGGCGTCTTTGACCAAACGGGGACTCTTGCGCGAAGAGATTCAGTTGCCCGACGTAAAACAAGGCACGCTTACAGAAACCCGTGTCCAATTTGTGAAAGCGGAAGCGCTGGATAATGAGGCGCTCATGGCGATGCAGCGCCGTGCGCCCCGTCGTGCCGCCGTGTATATGGATCTGCTCTATGGGGAAAAAGAACAAAGCAGCACAGCGCTTTATCGGAAACATAAAGCGGATAAGTCTGTTCTCAATGCCTTGGAAAAACAGGGGCTTATCAAACGCTTTGAAGTTGAAGTGTATCGAAAACCCGAAATTACAGGCGATGACCGTGCCGCCTGCAAGCATGAACTCAATGATGAACAGCGCACAGCCTTGAACGCCTTGCTTGATGCGGTACATAAAAAGCAATACAACACCTTCCTCCTTAAGGGCATTACAGGATCAGGGAAGACGGAAGTCTATTTGCAAGCTATTGAGACTGTCTTGGCGGAGGGGCGTTCGGCAATCATGCTTGTTCCTGAAATCTCGTTGACGCCGCAGACGGTAGGCCGTTTCTATTCGCGCTTTAACCAGGACATTGCAATTTTGCACAGCGGATTGAGCAGTGGCGAGCGCTACGATGCTTGGCGTCAAGCACGGGAAGGAAAAGTTCGGATCGTTGTGGGCGCTCGTTCTGCTGTTTTTGCGCCCCTGCCCAATCTGGGGATGATCATCGTGGACGAAGAACACGACAGTTCCTATAAACAGAATGAGACGCCCCGTTATCATGCTCGCGATGTAGCGATTATGCGCGCCAAAATGAATGATGCCGTGTGTGTATTGGGTTCGGCCACGCCGAGCGTCGAGTCTTTTTTTAACAGTGAGACCGCTAAATCGACCCGTCTTGAGCTGACGCGACGCGCCACTTCCGCCTGTCTTCCTGAGGTTCATCTCATTGATATGCGCAAGGAGCAACATCAGACGCCGGGGCAGTTGATTCTTTCGCCTATTTTGGAGGAAGCCGTTGAAAAGCGCGTTGAAGCGGGGGAGCAAGTTACTTTGCTCCTCAATCGACGGGGCTTCGCGCCGGTGGTATTATGTCCCATGTGTGGATGGGTGGCAGAATGCGACAACTGTCAAGTGAGCCTCACCTACCACAGTGCACATAATGCCTTGCATTGTCACTACTGCGGCAGCACCTGTCCGAAACCGCTTGTTTGCAGGGCGTGTCATTTTAACCCCCTCGTATTTTTAGGTTCAGGCACGCAAAAAGCCGAAGATTATTTGATGCGCACCTTTGGAAGCGCCCGTGTTGAGCGGATGGACGCCGACACCACGTCGGGTAAGGGAGGGCACGCAAAAATCTTAGGCCGTTTTGCAAAGCATGAAATAGATATTCTCGTGGGTACACAAATGCTTGCGAAAGGGCATGATTTCCCAAGGGTAACCTTGGTCGGGGTGCTCAATGCAGACTATGGGCTGTCCTTGCCCGACTTCCGCGCAGGCGAACAAATCTTTCAACTGTTGACACAGGTGGCTGGCCGCGCAGGACGAGGCGACCGACCGGGTCAAGTCTATATCCAAACCTTCAGACCTGCTCACTTTGCCATTCAGGCCGCTGCAAACCATGATTATCAGGGTTTTTATGCGAGAGAAATAGAAAGTCGGCGCGATGCGGGATACCCGCCTTTTCGGCGCATGGTAAATTTTATGATTGAGAGTGAAGATCCCTTGGCCGCCGAGAAAATGAGTGGTCGGTTAAGGCGTCTTGCCTGCGCTCGTTTGGATGAACTCGGATTTCTCGGTGTCGCCTTGTTAGGGCCTGCGCCGGCGACTATCCGACGGGTAAAGAAAAAGTATCGATGGAATTTTGCGATCATGTCTAAAAGTGCGGTGCGAGTGAATCAATTGGCCCGCGAACTGCGCAGTCTATTCATACAGGAACCGGGAAATGACAAGGTTCAGCTCAAGGTTGACCTTGATCCCTACGGCATGTTTTGA